A single genomic interval of Zingiber officinale cultivar Zhangliang chromosome 4A, Zo_v1.1, whole genome shotgun sequence harbors:
- the LOC121971306 gene encoding granule-bound starch synthase 1b, chloroplastic/amyloplastic-like — protein sequence MAMAVVTASHFIAKTPWSSYNGASDLEGSAFQIRRIPYLSSHANTFEGLRSWNQMNSRPMQSTRQVRKGIQHANPRLSVICASGMNLIFVGAEVAPWSKTGGLGDVLGGLPPAMAANGHRVMTIAPRYDQYKDGWDTSVSVELKVGDRIETVRFFHSYKRGVDRVFVDHPLFLEKVWGKTGGKIYGPVTGTDYEDNQLRFCLLCLAALEAPRVLNLNNSKYHSGPYGEDVVFVANDWHTSLLPCYLKTMYQAHGIYKNAKVAFCIHNIAYQGRFAFEDFSRLNLPGTFKSSFDFIDGYDKPTKGRKINWMKAGIIESNRVLTVSPYYAKELVSGIDKGVELDNILRLKTICGIVNGMDINEWNPSTDKYITANYDATTVMEAKPLNKEALQAEVGLPVNSKIPVIAFIGRLEEQKGSDILAEAIPKFIDQDVQVIVLGTGKKKLERQLALLEDKFPDKFRAHMKFNVPLAHGIMAGADILIIPSRFEPCGLIQLQGMRYGIPSMCTTTGGLVDTVKEGITGFHMGPFSVECDFVDKADVLKIVETVKRALMVYGTPAFEEMIQNCMAQDHSWKGPAKEWEKFLLSLGLEGGEAGIEGEEIAPLAMENVATP from the exons ATGGCCATGGCTGTTGTGACTGCATCACACTTCATTGCTAAAACCCCATGGTCCAGCTACAATGGAGCTAGTGATTTGGAGGGTTCGGCCTTCCAAATCAGAAGGATCCCTTATCTGAGTAGCCATGCCAATACTTTTGAAGGACTGAGATCCTGGAACCAAATGAATTCACGTCCAATGCAGTCTACTAGGCAAGTGAGGAAGGGAATCCAGCATGCTAACCCAAGACTCTCTGTAATCTGTGCAAGTGGAATGAACTTGATCTTTGTTGGTGCTGAGGTAGCTCCGTGGAGTAAAACTGGAGGGCTTGGTGATGTTCTTGGAGGATTGCCACCAGCCATGGCG GCAAATGGACACAGGGTGATGACTATAGCACCGCGATATGACCAATACAAAGATGGATGGGATACATCTGTCTCAGTCGAG TTGAAAGTTGGTGATAGAATTGAGACTGTTCGCTTCTTCCACAGCTACAAAAGGGGAGTTGATCGGGTGTTTGTGGATCACCCTCTCTTCCTTGAGAAG GTTTGGGGAAAAACTGGAGGAAAGATATATGGTCCTGTCACAGGAACTGATTATGAAGACAACCAGCTAAGATTCTGTCTTCTGTGTCTG GCAGCTCTGGAAGCTCCAAGGGTTCTGAATCTCAACAATAGCAAATATCATTCTGGACCATATG GCGAGGATGTTGTTTTTGTTGCTAATGATTGGCATACTTCTCTATTACCTTGCTATTTAAAGACCATGTATCAAGCCCATGGAATATACAAAAATGCTAAA GTTGCTTTCTGCATTCATAACATTGCGTATCAGGGACGGTTTGCCTTTGAAGATTTTTCACGGCTCAATCTCCCTGGTACATTCAAGTCTTCTTTTGATTTCATCGATGG CTATGACAAACCAACAAAAGGAAGGAAAATCAACTGGATGAAGGCTGGAATTATAGAATCAAATCGTGTATTGACTGTGAGCCCTTACTATGCCAAGGAACTCGTCTCAGGGATTGATAAGGGCGTCGAGTTGGACAATATACTGCGTTTGAAAACCATCTGTGGCATCGTAAATGGAATGGACATCAACGAGTGGAATCCCTCAACCGACAAATACATAACAGCAAATTATGATGCAACCACT GTAATGGAGGCAAAGCCACTCAACAAGGAAGCTTTGCAAGCTGAGGTTGGACTACCCGTCAACAGTAAAATTCCTGTGATAGCTTTCATCGGAAGACTAGAAGAACAAAAGGGTTCAGACATTCTAGCTGAAGCGATTCCAAAGTTCATCGATCAGGATGTTCAAGTGATAGTTCTT GGTACCGGTAAAAAGAAGTTAGAGCGCCAACTTGCATTGCTCGAGGACAAGTTCCCAGACAAATTCAGAGCCCATATGAAGTTCAACGTTCCTTTGGCTCATGGAATCATGGCGGGTGCTGATATCCTTATTATTCCGAGTAGGTTCGAGCCATGTGGTCTCATTCAGCTCCAGGGCATGAGATACGGAATC CCTTCCATGTGCACCACGACTGGTGGACTTGTCGACACTGTCAAAGAAGGCATCACAGGTTTCCACATGGGTCCCTTCAGTGTGGAG TGCGACTTCGTCGACAAGGCCGACGTGCTAAAGATTGTGGAAACAGTGAAGAGAGCCCTTATGGTTTATGGAACGCCTGCTTTCGAGGAGATGATACAGAACTGCATGGCTCAAGATCACTCCTGGAAG GGGCCAGCAAAGGAATGGGAGAAGTTCTTGCTGAGCCTTGGGCTTGAGGGTGGTGAAGCTGGAATTGAAGGCGAGGAAATAGCTCCTCTCGCAATGGAAAACGTGGCCACTCCATGA